The Anolis sagrei isolate rAnoSag1 chromosome Y, rAnoSag1.mat, whole genome shotgun sequence genome contains a region encoding:
- the LOC137095589 gene encoding STE20-like serine/threonine-protein kinase, translating into MQTPALIPTPARRLSTQYDVNPKETTFKDLLQEMLKMQEKIEKKIEESQEKTQQNMERLFQKEMGKLRHELKEDVAQIKKEVSNVQDELKILKKENSSLKKVQDKTEAKLKKLEEAKEKLEKQQELWASKETDYQLRFRNIEEKEGENLREIIMEITTRMTNITPEEMNKEIDMTQRINSSYAKRNNVPRDILVSFCRKNVRDEINRMKAKDQPSYNGKKVIILKEFTSTSMNKRKNYYFLTDVLKKHKIKFRWERLEGIQVTYRESKFWLTSEEKARDFYRRLQKDLNLTSDTADVTELSKANHDSTRTKHKDEEGKKRDKKRPRPEPLDEEEGKKDMGPSNTGKQPPDDK; encoded by the coding sequence ATGCAGACTCCAGCCCTGATTCCTACACCCGCCAGAAGACTCTCCACACAATATGATGTGAATCCAAAAGAAACAACCTTCAAAGATCTCTTGCAAGAAATGTTGAAGATGCAAGaaaagattgaaaaaaaaatagaagaaagccaggaaaaaacacaacagaatatGGAAAGATTGTTTCAAAAAGAAATGGGGAAGTTAAGGCATGAACTGAAGGAAGACGTAGCGCAAATAAAGAAAGAGGTCTCTAACGTGCAGGATGAATTAAAGATCTTGAAGAAAGAAAACTCAAGTTTAAAAAAAGTACAGGACAAAACTGAAGCCAAATTAAAGAAACTAGAAGAAGCGAAAGAAAAACTAGAGAAACAACAAGAACTCTGGGCAAGCAAAGAGACCGACTATCAACTCAGATTTAGAAACAtcgaagagaaagaaggagaaaatctTAGAGAAATAATTATGGAAATTACGACCCGCATGACTAATATCACTCCGGAGGAAATGAACAAGGAAATCGACATGACACAGAGAATTAATTCCAGTTACGCTAAAAGGAACAATGTTCCCAGAGATATTCTGGTCAGTTTCTGCAGAAAAAATGTCCGTGATGAGATCAATAGGATGAAAGCAAAAGATCAACCCTCATACAACGGCAAAAAAGTGATAATACTTAAAGAATTTACGTCCACTTCTATGAACAAGAGGAAAAATTACTATTTCCTTACAGacgtattaaaaaaacacaagatcAAATTCAGATGGGAACGTCTAGAGGGAATTCAAGTGACATACAGAGAGAGCAAATTTTGGCTTACATCCGAGGAGAAAGCAAGGGACTTCTACAGGCGACTCCAAAAAGACCTGAATCTTACATCAGATACTGCAGATGTAACGGAACTGAGCAAAGCGAACCACGACTCTACAAGGACCAAACACAAAGatgaggaggggaagaaaagagacaagaaGAGACCAAGACCGGAACCGCTAgatgaggaggagggaaagaaggacatgGGACCTTCAAACACCGGAAAACAACCACCTGATGACAAGTAA